Part of the Athalia rosae chromosome 2, iyAthRosa1.1, whole genome shotgun sequence genome, ctACCATCCCTATGACTACAAAGCTAGGACGTGCGCCCTAAACACGGTCATTAAATAAAGCGAAAttacttgaaaaattacatcacCAAGTCATTAAACCACTCTTTGTCAGCTATTTGaatctttcgaattttatacatcttttatcatttattcttGCATAGTTTTTTGCTCGCTTTctatagtttttcttttatgagTATCTTTTCGGAAGAATATGCGAGGGTGAAGTTGTTCGAAACACCTTAGATATAAAATCGTAGTTCCGAAACaattgatataaataaaaaagacgaaaagtAAACGACCGCAGAATCGTAAATGGGTGAATTATTAATCAATATATACCTAAACATCTCACATTGTGCGAATGAGAGGGATCCTCTGTTGAAATAAAGATCGAAGCAATGGGCGTTAACATCGTAGCGAGAGAGTATGGCTTGTGAAGAGATATGACATCGcagacttgttttttttctattttctttttcattttctttctcttactcttttcttttaatataCGTCAAATTCACATCAGCTTCTGCTTGGCGCACTCCGGGCAGATAACGTCATCGGCGTCGGTGATGAACCCACGACCAACCAAGGATGTCTTACATCCGGCACAGATGAAGCAGTCGTTATGCCAATGCCTGTCTTCGAACGAGATAAAACGCGTTCCACCGATACCTGAAAAGCGGCATAACAATTACGTAAGTCCGACgaagaaaaactaaataaaatcaaGGAAGAAATAACGATTTCGTACCGGTGATCGGCTTAGTGCAGGCGGTGCACCTCTTAGCGAATAATTCTCCAAAGCAATCGGCGCAATACGGTTTCTCGTCGCGAGATGTAAATCGTTGTCCTGCCAAAGACGTGCTGCAGTTACTGCAGGTGAAGCATTCCCTGTGCCAGGGTTCGTTCTTGTACGTAACACCACCGCTGGTGATGATCTGGAAGAATACGTTTCATTACCGTTCAGTAAATTCGACGAGGAAGTAGCGAATGATAAATTCACTCGATCCTCTTTCTACCTTATTGCACTTCACGCATCGCGTGGCAAACTTGTCCTCGTAGCAGCCA contains:
- the LOC105693146 gene encoding four and a half LIM domains protein 2 isoform X6; protein product: MRKQTNKMAADALSDRLANKLNLQTKTVGEERIKRAKAKDEDVAMLTMFPMESDPKFRCCLGNDCFLGDPKKADPGTKKMEYKTRQWHEKCFCCVVCKNPIGTKSFIPREQEIYCAGCYEDKFATRCVKCNKIITSGGVTYKNEPWHRECFTCSNCSTSLAGQRFTSRDEKPYCADCFGELFAKRCTACTKPITGIGGTRFISFEDRHWHNDCFICAGCKTSLVGRGFITDADDVICPECAKQKLM